A genomic stretch from Bradyrhizobium quebecense includes:
- the secA gene encoding preprotein translocase subunit SecA, with product MIGALARKFFGSANDRRVKGYQSRVSAINALEPDLVKLTDDQLKARTAEFKQQLASGKTLDDLLVPAFATVREAAKRTLGQRHFDVQLIGGMVLHEGDIAEMKTGEGKTLVATLAVYLNALAGKGVHVVTVNDYLARRDSGWMGQIYSFLGLTTGVIVHGLDDAERKAAYACDITYGTNNEYGFDYLRDNMKYRLEDMVQREHFYAIVDEVDSILIDEARTPLIISGPLDDRSDFYNTIDTFMPKLVKKDDYEVDEKQRTVTLTEGGMEKLENLLRDAGQLKGESLYDVENVSVVHHVNQALRAHTLFTRDKDYIVRDDEVIIIDEFTGRMMQGRRYSEGLHQALEAKEHVTVQPENQTLASITFQNYFRMYQKLSGMTGTALTEADELFDIYKLEVVEIPTNLPVARLDEDDEVYRTQNEKYAAILAEIERANKRLQPVLVGTASIEKSEVLAEYLKKHGYKQIDFGSESGMDKLYAAARAGKPAKLFAVLNARFHEQEAYIVAEAGVPGAITIATNMAGRGTDIKLGGSLEMRIQQETAAITDEAEKAEKIELIKADIERFRELVLKAEEDFEVEPAKGNKPAKTVKKPGGLYIIGSERHESRRIDNQLRGRSGRQGDPGRSKFFLSLEDDLMRIFGSDRLDSMLQRLGLQEGEAIIHPWINKALEKAQQKVEARNFDIRKNLLKFDNVQNDQRKVIFDQRIDLMKDDSVVETVTDMRHAFVEDVVAKHIPEHAYAEQWDTAGLKEELKRVLDVDLPVDEWAKEEGIADEELLNRIENHVDERMAAKVAQWGPDVMRYVEKTILLQTLDHLWREHLIMLDHLRQVIGLRGYGQRDPLQEYKTEAFNLFQEMSAHLREAVTAQLMRVEIVPPDEPAMPLPPMEAHKLDPHTGEDEFAQARLTEATYAQASLAPGMPAADRNPNDPASWGKVGRNEDCPCGSGKKYKHCHGRYA from the coding sequence ATGATCGGCGCGCTCGCCCGCAAGTTTTTCGGCTCCGCCAACGACCGTCGGGTCAAGGGGTATCAGTCCCGTGTCAGCGCCATCAATGCCCTGGAGCCCGACCTCGTCAAACTGACGGACGACCAGCTCAAGGCCCGCACCGCCGAGTTCAAGCAGCAGCTCGCCAGCGGCAAGACGCTCGATGACCTCCTGGTTCCGGCCTTCGCCACGGTGCGCGAGGCGGCCAAGCGGACGCTCGGCCAGCGCCATTTCGACGTCCAGCTGATCGGCGGCATGGTGCTGCACGAGGGCGACATCGCCGAGATGAAGACCGGCGAAGGCAAGACGCTGGTCGCGACGCTCGCGGTCTACCTCAACGCGCTCGCCGGCAAGGGCGTCCACGTCGTCACCGTCAACGACTACCTCGCCCGCCGCGACTCCGGCTGGATGGGCCAGATCTATTCGTTCCTGGGGCTGACCACCGGCGTGATCGTGCACGGCCTCGACGACGCCGAGCGCAAGGCCGCCTATGCCTGCGACATTACCTACGGCACCAACAACGAATACGGCTTCGACTATCTGCGCGACAACATGAAGTACCGCCTGGAGGACATGGTCCAGCGCGAGCATTTCTACGCGATCGTCGACGAAGTGGACTCCATCCTGATCGACGAAGCGCGCACGCCGCTGATCATCTCTGGCCCGCTCGACGACCGGTCGGATTTCTACAACACCATCGACACCTTCATGCCGAAGCTCGTTAAGAAGGACGACTACGAGGTCGACGAGAAGCAGCGCACGGTGACGCTGACCGAAGGCGGCATGGAGAAGCTCGAGAACCTGCTGCGCGACGCCGGCCAGCTCAAGGGCGAGTCGCTGTACGACGTCGAGAACGTCTCCGTCGTGCACCACGTCAACCAGGCGCTGCGCGCGCACACGCTGTTCACGCGCGACAAGGATTACATCGTCCGCGACGACGAGGTCATCATCATCGACGAGTTCACCGGACGCATGATGCAGGGCCGGCGCTATTCGGAAGGCCTGCACCAGGCGCTGGAAGCCAAGGAGCATGTCACGGTCCAGCCCGAGAACCAGACGCTGGCCTCGATCACTTTCCAGAACTATTTCCGGATGTACCAGAAGCTGTCCGGCATGACCGGCACGGCGCTGACCGAAGCCGACGAACTGTTCGACATCTACAAGCTCGAGGTCGTGGAGATCCCGACCAACCTGCCGGTGGCGCGTCTCGACGAGGACGACGAGGTCTACCGCACCCAGAACGAGAAATACGCCGCGATCCTTGCCGAGATCGAGCGCGCCAACAAGCGGTTGCAGCCGGTGCTGGTCGGCACGGCGTCGATCGAGAAGTCGGAAGTGCTGGCCGAGTACCTCAAGAAGCACGGCTACAAGCAGATCGATTTCGGCTCCGAGTCCGGCATGGACAAGCTTTATGCGGCGGCCCGCGCGGGCAAACCTGCAAAACTGTTCGCGGTGCTGAACGCGCGCTTCCACGAGCAGGAAGCCTATATCGTCGCGGAAGCCGGCGTACCGGGCGCGATCACGATCGCGACCAACATGGCTGGCCGCGGCACCGACATCAAGCTCGGCGGCTCGCTTGAGATGCGGATCCAGCAGGAGACCGCCGCGATCACCGACGAGGCCGAGAAGGCCGAGAAGATCGAGCTGATCAAGGCCGACATCGAACGCTTCCGCGAGCTGGTGCTGAAGGCGGAAGAGGATTTCGAGGTCGAGCCCGCCAAGGGCAACAAGCCCGCCAAGACGGTGAAGAAGCCGGGCGGCCTTTACATCATCGGCTCCGAGCGCCACGAATCCCGCCGCATCGACAACCAGCTGCGCGGCCGTTCCGGCCGTCAGGGCGACCCGGGCCGCTCGAAATTCTTCCTGTCGCTTGAAGACGATCTGATGCGCATCTTCGGCTCCGACCGGCTCGACAGCATGCTGCAGCGGCTCGGCCTGCAGGAAGGCGAAGCCATCATCCATCCCTGGATCAACAAGGCGCTGGAGAAGGCCCAGCAGAAGGTCGAGGCGCGCAACTTCGACATCCGCAAGAACCTCTTGAAGTTCGACAACGTCCAGAACGACCAGCGCAAGGTGATCTTCGACCAGCGCATCGACCTGATGAAGGACGACAGCGTCGTCGAGACCGTGACCGACATGCGCCACGCCTTCGTCGAGGACGTCGTCGCCAAGCACATTCCCGAGCACGCCTATGCCGAGCAGTGGGACACCGCGGGCCTCAAGGAAGAGCTGAAGCGCGTGCTCGATGTCGACCTGCCGGTCGACGAATGGGCCAAGGAAGAGGGCATCGCCGACGAGGAGCTGCTCAACCGCATCGAGAATCATGTCGACGAGCGCATGGCGGCGAAGGTCGCGCAATGGGGCCCCGACGTGATGCGTTACGTCGAGAAGACCATCCTGTTGCAGACGCTCGACCATCTCTGGCGCGAGCACCTGATCATGCTCGACCATCTGCGCCAGGTGATCGGCCTGCGCGGCTACGGCCAGCGCGACCCGTTGCAGGAGTACAAGACCGAAGCCTTCAATCTCTTCCAGGAGATGAGCGCGCATCTGCGCGAGGCGGTCACCGCGCAGCTGATGCGGGTCGAGATCGTGCCGCCGGACGAGCCTGCGATGCCGCTGCCGCCGATGGAAGCGCACAAGCTCGATCCCCACACCGGCGAGGACGAGTTCGCGCAGGCCCGCCTGACCGAGGCCACCTACGCCCAGGCCTCGCTGGCGCCGGGGATGCCGGCCGCCGACCGCAATCCGAATGACCCGGCAAGCTGGGGCAAGGTCGGCCGCAACGAGGATTGCCCCTGCGGCTCAGGCAAGAAGTACAAGCACTGCCACGGGCGGTACGCGTAA
- a CDS encoding VOC family protein yields MTSITPFLWLDNNVRDAVAFYKSVFPNAEIETVSDFMASFELEGQRFYALNGGPQHKFNEAVSFFLSVETQEQVDYFWEKLTDGGQESRCGWLKDRFGLSWQVIPTALSRYLGDPDRKAADRAMQAMLKMQKIIIADLDKAFAG; encoded by the coding sequence ATGACTTCGATCACGCCGTTCCTCTGGCTCGACAACAATGTCCGCGACGCCGTCGCCTTCTACAAATCGGTGTTTCCGAACGCGGAGATCGAGACCGTCAGCGATTTCATGGCGAGTTTCGAGCTCGAGGGGCAGCGGTTCTACGCGCTCAATGGCGGGCCGCAGCACAAGTTCAACGAGGCGGTGTCGTTCTTCCTCAGCGTCGAGACCCAGGAGCAGGTGGATTACTTCTGGGAGAAGCTCACCGACGGCGGCCAGGAATCGCGCTGCGGTTGGCTCAAGGACCGCTTCGGCCTGTCCTGGCAGGTGATCCCGACGGCGCTGAGCCGCTATCTCGGCGATCCCGACCGCAAGGCGGCCGATCGCGCGATGCAGGCGATGCTGAAGATGCAGAAGATCATCATCGCCGATCTCGACAAGGCGTTCGCCGGCTGA